A genomic region of uncultured Methanobrevibacter sp. contains the following coding sequences:
- a CDS encoding DUF3320 domain-containing protein yields MYNRDDWSVGNDDVGINSDNRDDWSVGNDDEVNSNNSSDESINEDGVTFYQGSNDVKSKLRKNNLYYDDEKPRSVRDSILGFKKDMQYINKSLKEIENPTKVDYVSVVDRTEEYNPEDYLNMPSDDDSQLIIDREEELTFAEKEEKRIERELMAESIEEDLTDDVIVNVNNKHVQEEIKDQTLEDIIQSANEDYKEIEKERYKNNNTLKSFDDKKLPGKRKLEDSIFDYVEVTDIGIHSSDELYKKPSSEVAKSINAIVDVEGPIHVNEVIKRVKDSCNIKRAGSTLKKTVNSAISESENSGDIIKIGDFLYDASNNNVVIRRRNKPNIDLISDEEISKNIELVLLHKQNMTTKQIAKETSRNFGFKSTSKKTADRINGVLDLMIANNKVKITNDVVELN; encoded by the coding sequence ATGTATAATCGTGATGATTGGTCTGTAGGTAATGATGATGTTGGAATAAATTCTGATAATCGTGATGATTGGTCTGTAGGTAATGATGATGAAGTAAATTCCAATAACTCTAGTGATGAATCTATAAATGAAGATGGCGTTACTTTCTATCAGGGGTCTAATGATGTAAAAAGCAAACTCAGAAAAAATAATTTGTATTATGATGATGAAAAACCTAGGTCAGTTAGGGATTCAATTCTAGGATTTAAAAAAGACATGCAATATATCAACAAATCATTAAAGGAAATAGAAAATCCTACTAAAGTTGATTATGTTTCTGTAGTCGATAGGACTGAGGAGTATAATCCTGAAGATTACCTAAATATGCCGAGTGATGATGATTCCCAATTGATTATTGATCGTGAAGAGGAATTGACATTTGCTGAAAAAGAGGAAAAAAGAATCGAAAGAGAGCTTATGGCAGAATCTATTGAAGAAGATTTGACTGATGATGTTATTGTCAATGTTAACAATAAGCATGTCCAGGAGGAGATAAAAGACCAAACTCTTGAGGACATCATTCAATCTGCAAATGAAGATTATAAGGAAATTGAAAAGGAAAGATATAAAAATAACAATACCCTAAAATCTTTCGACGATAAGAAACTTCCTGGAAAAAGAAAACTGGAAGACAGTATTTTTGATTATGTTGAAGTTACTGACATTGGTATTCATTCCTCTGATGAACTATACAAAAAACCATCCTCTGAAGTTGCCAAATCCATCAATGCCATTGTAGATGTTGAAGGACCAATTCATGTTAATGAAGTTATAAAGAGAGTTAAAGACAGCTGTAATATTAAAAGAGCAGGTTCCACTTTGAAAAAGACTGTAAATTCAGCTATAAGTGAATCAGAAAATTCAGGTGATATAATCAAGATTGGTGACTTTTTATATGATGCTTCAAACAACAATGTTGTTATTAGAAGACGAAATAAACCTAATATTGATTTAATTTCTGATGAGGAAATCTCTAAAAACATTGAATTAGTCTTGCTTCACAAACAGAATATGACCACAAAACAAATTGCTAAGGAAACTTCACGCAATTTCGGATTTAAATCAACTTCCAAAAAGACAGCTGACAGGATTAATGGTGTTTTGGATTTGATGATTGCAAACAATAAAGTTAAAATTACCAATGATGTTGTTGAACTTAATTAG
- the uvrC gene encoding excinuclease ABC subunit UvrC, protein MSTKLKSPDNLPNKPGVYIMRDDTDTIIYIGKAKNLVKRVKSYFREKLDRPKTQILMSHFDSLEYIVTNSEKEALILEATLIKKHRPRYNVQLKDDKRYPYVKITSESFPRLVITRNVTKDGIYFGPFTDVGSVKQTVKFLKSLFKIRTCRNMDGPCLNAQIDLCYAPCDGKISEKEYSEIINKIDLFFQGKYSTIVKNLKEEMAEAAKNEEYEKAAVIRDQIASIEEIMEKQFVDLVDDDLDQDVIAIAPSKNEVVVIIMPIRNGKIVGRDDFLMSGSQYDSSSEVLFAFIQQYYGYNRHIPKQILLDEDIDEKELLEDWLSDLRGNKVHIKVPQKGVKLRLVKMARKNAEIIQHQKKKMENALIELKKYLKLENLPRVIEGYDISNISGKFAVGSKVSFKDGKPNKKMYKHFKMETPGPNDFAMMEELLTRRLKMVDRDPEPDLIVIDGGKGQLGMACGVLDKLDLAHIPIIGLAKEFEEIYVPNTKRPIIIPKNNKALHLLQQVRDESHRFAITYHRKLRSKNIQASSLDDIAGVGKKRKVALLKEFGTLENIKNASIEDLAKIKGMNKKTAENVYNYYH, encoded by the coding sequence ATGTCTACAAAACTCAAATCTCCTGATAACTTGCCTAATAAGCCGGGTGTCTATATAATGCGTGATGATACGGATACCATAATTTATATAGGTAAGGCAAAAAATTTAGTCAAACGTGTAAAGTCTTATTTTCGTGAAAAGCTAGATAGGCCGAAAACTCAAATATTAATGAGTCATTTTGACAGTTTGGAGTATATTGTTACTAATTCTGAAAAAGAAGCGTTAATTTTAGAGGCTACTTTAATTAAAAAGCATCGTCCCAGATATAATGTTCAACTGAAGGATGATAAAAGATATCCCTATGTAAAGATTACTTCCGAGAGCTTTCCTCGATTGGTCATTACTAGAAATGTTACAAAGGATGGAATTTATTTTGGACCGTTCACTGATGTTGGTTCGGTTAAGCAAACTGTAAAATTCCTAAAATCATTATTCAAAATAAGAACTTGCCGCAATATGGATGGGCCATGTCTTAATGCTCAAATTGATTTATGTTATGCGCCATGTGATGGTAAGATTTCAGAAAAGGAATATTCTGAAATTATTAACAAGATTGATTTGTTTTTCCAAGGAAAATATTCAACTATTGTTAAGAATCTCAAAGAAGAAATGGCTGAAGCTGCAAAAAATGAAGAATATGAAAAGGCAGCAGTAATAAGAGATCAAATTGCATCAATCGAAGAGATAATGGAAAAGCAATTTGTTGACTTGGTGGATGATGATTTGGACCAGGATGTAATAGCTATTGCACCAAGTAAAAATGAAGTTGTTGTTATCATAATGCCTATAAGAAACGGTAAGATTGTAGGGCGTGATGACTTTTTAATGAGTGGTTCACAATATGATTCATCATCTGAAGTATTATTTGCATTTATTCAGCAATATTATGGATATAACAGGCATATTCCAAAACAGATTCTTTTGGATGAAGACATAGATGAAAAGGAATTGCTTGAAGATTGGCTAAGTGATTTGAGAGGAAATAAAGTTCATATTAAGGTTCCTCAGAAGGGAGTTAAATTACGTTTGGTAAAAATGGCTCGTAAAAATGCCGAAATTATCCAGCATCAAAAGAAAAAGATGGAAAATGCATTAATAGAACTTAAAAAATACCTCAAACTAGAAAATTTACCTCGTGTAATTGAAGGATATGATATCAGTAACATTTCCGGTAAGTTTGCCGTAGGATCAAAAGTTTCATTTAAAGATGGAAAACCTAATAAAAAAATGTACAAACATTTCAAAATGGAAACTCCAGGACCTAACGATTTTGCTATGATGGAAGAACTATTGACTCGCAGATTAAAAATGGTTGATAGAGATCCCGAACCGGACTTAATAGTAATCGATGGAGGTAAAGGACAACTTGGTATGGCATGTGGTGTTTTAGATAAATTGGACCTCGCTCATATTCCTATCATTGGTCTTGCTAAGGAATTTGAAGAGATATATGTTCCAAACACCAAAAGACCAATTATTATTCCAAAAAATAATAAAGCGTTGCATTTGCTTCAGCAAGTGCGTGATGAATCTCACAGATTTGCAATAACATACCATAGAAAGTTACGCAGCAAGAATATTCAAGCCTCTTCACTTGACGATATTGCTGGTGTTGGTAAAAAACGTAAGGTTGCTCTTTTGAAAGAATTTGGCACATTGGAAAATATCAAAAATGCTTCAATAGAAGATTTAGCTAAAATAAAGGGCATGAACAAGAAAACGGCTGAAAATGTCTATAATTATTATCACTAA
- a CDS encoding zinc ribbon domain-containing protein, producing MVKCPRCGYENSATATYCDNCAYLLTDHKGNRLNNNKRTSSWNMGVAKKIVIVLGIVVIALLLFSFVYNNSQPSSEEALNVITDNGSLNHSDSYPYTAVVKYDGSWFSRMGDPNYLVDEAGTGQKRVLLDCASWERVHIMAQKEDAGEGNLTIQLLKNGNVVAQNSTTNATGSIEINYNY from the coding sequence ATGGTTAAATGTCCCCGGTGTGGCTATGAAAATTCCGCCACAGCTACTTATTGTGATAACTGTGCCTATCTTCTAACTGATCATAAAGGTAATAGATTAAATAATAATAAAAGAACAAGCAGTTGGAATATGGGTGTTGCTAAAAAAATTGTTATTGTTTTGGGTATTGTTGTAATTGCTTTGTTATTATTCTCTTTTGTTTATAATAATTCCCAACCATCTTCTGAAGAGGCTTTAAATGTCATTACGGACAATGGAAGTCTAAATCATTCTGATTCTTATCCTTATACAGCAGTCGTAAAATATGATGGCAGCTGGTTTTCAAGAATGGGTGATCCAAATTACCTTGTGGATGAAGCAGGTACTGGTCAAAAAAGAGTTCTTTTGGATTGCGCATCTTGGGAAAGGGTACATATTATGGCTCAAAAAGAAGATGCTGGTGAAGGCAATCTTACTATTCAACTTTTGAAAAATGGTAATGTTGTAGCTCAAAATTCAACTACAAATGCTACTGGAAGTATTGAAATAAATTATAATTATTAA
- a CDS encoding ATP-binding cassette domain-containing protein, with product MIKVENVSKDYELDDGTKVKALKDVSFEVEEGEILGIMGKSGSGKTTLLRALRGVEHIDAGKITVDDTSVEAGASQFYYNNLKKVTAIHLQRSFGLWPDTVRENVLRKLYARRYFDEGDANFEVAESEFGQEADEILELVSLTHKADHYASVLSGGEKQRLIIARQLAKQPKALLLDEPATMACPKTKQEILDAVKKINKELNITVILVSHLPDVQKYLADRVILLEDGEIADEGSPDEICDKFMEGMEPIADIENISSDEDVIHVNDVFKRFYLLTGGEVLQIEDINFKVQKENILSLIGPSGAGKTVLLRMLGGLDDPDKGEVLYDVDGEWEDIDIPGMGRMKIRSKLGFMHQEFALNHYATVLDQLAVRLGYKNQDIVKDARKRAEKIGLSEELLDSFYLLTDLPEIEAKERLRQVGLDAEILNDLFPKFPETATKEAVEDIFESLDLDLEILNRKSYELSGGQKVRVMLALILVSRPKFLLLDEPFGDLDPVTLRTVTNSLKKISKTYGITVIMVSHNTDFIKELSNRAIFMDDGKLIDDSEDIDQIVNNFIDFCHADYLTGDN from the coding sequence ATGATAAAAGTTGAAAATGTAAGTAAAGATTATGAACTTGATGACGGTACAAAAGTTAAAGCTTTAAAGGATGTTAGCTTCGAAGTTGAAGAAGGTGAAATACTTGGAATCATGGGGAAAAGTGGTTCTGGTAAAACAACACTTTTGAGAGCTTTAAGAGGTGTTGAACATATTGATGCTGGAAAAATCACTGTTGATGATACTAGTGTTGAAGCTGGAGCATCCCAATTTTATTATAATAATCTTAAAAAAGTCACTGCTATTCATCTTCAAAGATCATTTGGTTTATGGCCGGATACCGTACGTGAAAATGTTTTAAGAAAATTATATGCTCGCAGGTACTTTGATGAAGGTGATGCAAATTTTGAAGTTGCAGAAAGTGAATTTGGCCAGGAAGCTGATGAAATACTGGAACTTGTTTCTTTAACTCACAAAGCCGACCATTATGCATCTGTTTTAAGTGGTGGTGAAAAACAAAGGCTTATCATAGCAAGACAACTTGCAAAACAACCGAAAGCTCTGCTTCTTGATGAACCTGCAACAATGGCATGCCCCAAAACAAAACAAGAGATATTGGATGCAGTTAAAAAAATCAACAAAGAATTAAACATTACTGTTATTTTAGTTTCTCATTTGCCTGATGTTCAGAAGTATTTGGCTGACAGGGTTATTTTACTTGAAGATGGTGAAATAGCTGATGAAGGTTCTCCTGATGAAATCTGTGACAAATTTATGGAAGGTATGGAACCTATTGCAGATATTGAAAATATTTCATCTGATGAAGATGTCATCCATGTCAATGATGTTTTCAAAAGATTCTACCTGTTAACCGGCGGAGAAGTTTTACAAATTGAAGATATTAATTTTAAAGTACAAAAAGAAAACATATTAAGCTTGATAGGACCTAGTGGTGCAGGTAAAACTGTACTCTTAAGAATGCTTGGTGGACTTGACGACCCTGACAAGGGAGAAGTTTTATACGATGTTGATGGTGAATGGGAGGACATTGACATTCCGGGAATGGGTCGTATGAAAATAAGGTCCAAATTGGGTTTCATGCACCAGGAATTTGCATTAAATCATTATGCTACTGTACTTGACCAGTTGGCTGTACGTTTGGGATATAAAAATCAGGATATTGTAAAAGATGCACGTAAAAGGGCTGAAAAAATTGGTCTTAGTGAAGAGTTATTGGATTCATTCTATTTATTAACAGATTTACCTGAAATTGAAGCAAAAGAACGTTTACGACAAGTCGGTTTAGATGCTGAAATCTTAAATGATTTATTCCCTAAATTCCCTGAGACTGCTACCAAAGAGGCTGTTGAAGATATCTTTGAAAGTCTTGATTTGGATTTGGAAATTTTAAATAGAAAATCTTATGAATTGTCTGGTGGTCAAAAGGTACGTGTCATGCTTGCATTGATTCTGGTTTCAAGACCAAAATTCCTGCTTTTAGATGAACCATTTGGAGATTTGGACCCAGTTACATTGAGAACCGTAACTAATTCACTTAAAAAGATTTCAAAAACTTATGGTATTACTGTAATTATGGTATCACATAATACTGACTTCATTAAAGAATTAAGCAACCGTGCAATATTCATGGATGATGGAAAACTTATTGACGATAGCGAAGATATTGACCAAATTGTAAACAATTTCATTGATTTCTGTCATGCAGACTATTTGACAGGGGATAATTAG
- a CDS encoding universal stress protein, with translation MFDVIMVPIDGSEYSFKAADVAIEIAQKFSSKIAAVHVLEEFSFNSYDSEEDSGDALLAKVTKKANEVDVEVVEHLLTADPLRDMKFIADQTRADLIVIHAHGSNNNRFVSFDENDVSDTQIGSVSERLLRNSEVPVLLVK, from the coding sequence ATGTTTGATGTGATAATGGTTCCTATTGATGGGTCTGAGTATAGTTTCAAGGCGGCTGATGTTGCAATTGAAATTGCTCAGAAATTTTCTTCTAAAATCGCTGCTGTTCATGTGCTGGAAGAATTTTCATTTAACAGTTATGATTCTGAAGAGGATTCAGGTGATGCACTTTTAGCAAAAGTCACTAAAAAAGCTAATGAAGTTGATGTTGAAGTTGTAGAACATTTGCTTACTGCTGATCCTCTTAGAGACATGAAATTTATAGCAGATCAAACTCGAGCAGATTTAATTGTTATACATGCTCACGGATCCAATAATAACAGGTTTGTATCATTTGATGAAAATGATGTTTCAGACACACAAATTGGTTCAGTTTCAGAAAGGCTGTTGAGAAATTCTGAAGTACCTGTATTGCTTGTTAAATAA
- a CDS encoding 4Fe-4S binding protein: MIVKDWCSFCGECAGVCPRNLIQVREYALVFNDDDCKDCDTCIKACPIDALEKED; the protein is encoded by the coding sequence ATGATTGTTAAAGATTGGTGCTCATTCTGCGGAGAATGTGCTGGAGTTTGTCCAAGAAATTTAATTCAAGTTAGAGAGTATGCTTTAGTATTTAATGATGATGACTGTAAAGATTGTGATACTTGCATTAAAGCATGTCCAATTGATGCATTAGAAAAAGAGGACTGA
- a CDS encoding NAD(P)/FAD-dependent oxidoreductase, producing the protein MIETDVIVVGSGPAGSSAAKHAALGGAKVILMDKKSEIGSPKRCAEGVSIQGLEKLGIEPSPRWVTKEIEGVRIQTPDGTDVWLTKDEVSLPEAGYILERKVFDKHMAMDAARAGAEIKIKTLVTGIEKINNGYIVETECMGEKIDYKCKILIAADGPEGHVARWAGLRPAAKAKEMESGIQYEMCNVEFEKPGVIEFYLGSCAPGGYVWIFPKGDDIANVGLAILPHKAEKTAKEYLDDFVAKSPYLKNAQAVEMNVGGDPVGGMTKKLYDDNIMVVGDAAGQVNPLTGGGIISGMTGGMCAGQVAALAIKEDCSKKFLKQYDKMAHEELDHEIKRYKKVQEYLLTLSDEELDSIAHAFQGESFEKISTTEIVKKLIKVSPKALLKLGKFV; encoded by the coding sequence ATGATTGAAACTGATGTTATTGTAGTAGGTTCAGGACCTGCAGGTTCTAGCGCAGCAAAACACGCTGCTTTAGGTGGCGCAAAAGTTATTTTAATGGATAAAAAGTCAGAAATTGGTTCACCAAAAAGATGTGCTGAAGGTGTTTCAATTCAAGGATTAGAAAAATTGGGAATTGAACCTTCACCTCGTTGGGTAACTAAAGAAATTGAAGGTGTAAGAATTCAAACACCTGACGGAACTGACGTATGGTTAACTAAAGATGAAGTATCATTGCCTGAAGCAGGTTACATCTTAGAAAGAAAAGTCTTTGATAAACATATGGCAATGGATGCTGCAAGAGCAGGTGCTGAAATCAAAATTAAAACTTTAGTCACTGGTATTGAAAAGATAAATAACGGTTACATTGTTGAAACTGAATGTATGGGCGAAAAAATTGACTACAAATGTAAAATATTAATCGCTGCTGATGGTCCTGAAGGTCACGTTGCAAGATGGGCAGGCTTAAGACCAGCAGCAAAAGCAAAAGAAATGGAATCCGGTATTCAATATGAAATGTGTAATGTTGAATTTGAAAAGCCGGGTGTAATTGAATTTTACCTAGGATCATGCGCACCTGGTGGTTATGTATGGATTTTCCCAAAAGGGGATGACATTGCAAATGTCGGTTTAGCAATTTTACCTCACAAAGCTGAAAAAACCGCTAAAGAATACTTGGATGACTTTGTAGCTAAGTCACCATATTTGAAAAATGCTCAAGCTGTTGAAATGAACGTAGGTGGAGACCCTGTAGGTGGAATGACTAAAAAACTTTATGATGATAATATAATGGTTGTTGGAGATGCAGCAGGTCAAGTAAATCCATTGACTGGTGGAGGAATTATTTCCGGTATGACTGGTGGTATGTGCGCTGGTCAGGTAGCTGCCTTGGCTATTAAAGAAGATTGTTCCAAAAAATTCTTGAAACAATATGATAAAATGGCTCATGAAGAATTAGACCACGAAATCAAAAGATACAAAAAAGTACAGGAATACTTGCTTACATTATCTGATGAAGAACTTGACAGTATTGCTCATGCTTTCCAAGGTGAAAGCTTTGAAAAGATTTCAACAACTGAAATAGTTAAAAAATTAATCAAAGTATCTCCAAAAGCATTACTCAAATTAGGTAAATTCGTTTAG
- the galE gene encoding UDP-glucose 4-epimerase GalE: protein MILITGGAGYIGAHTNKALHNAGYETVVVDNLCKGYENFVKWGNFENYDFGSSDLREVFEKYDIDGVIHFAAFSSVAESVQMPQKYLKNNYKNTLNLLKIMREFGVDKFILSSTAAVYGNPEKIPITEDTELKPINPYGHSKFITEKALQREAEKGDFNYVSLRYFNAAGCDFDCEIGELHDPETHLIPLVLDAAIGKRECIYIFGDDYDTPDGTCIRDYIHVNDLADAHIKAYEYLCNENESNIFNLGNGEGYSVREVIDMCKKVTKQDFEVKIDERREGDPAILIADASKINEKLGWKPKYDLEEIVSSAWKWHEKINGV, encoded by the coding sequence TTGATTTTAATTACTGGAGGCGCTGGTTATATAGGTGCCCATACAAATAAAGCACTTCATAATGCAGGTTATGAAACTGTTGTTGTAGACAATCTCTGTAAAGGTTATGAAAACTTCGTTAAATGGGGAAACTTTGAAAATTATGACTTTGGAAGCAGTGATTTAAGAGAAGTTTTTGAAAAATATGACATTGACGGCGTTATTCACTTTGCAGCTTTTTCATCAGTGGCTGAATCTGTTCAAATGCCACAGAAATACCTTAAAAATAATTATAAAAACACTTTAAATCTTTTAAAAATCATGAGAGAATTCGGTGTTGATAAATTCATCCTTTCATCAACCGCTGCAGTATATGGAAATCCTGAAAAGATTCCTATTACTGAAGATACTGAATTAAAACCAATCAATCCTTATGGACACTCCAAATTCATCACTGAAAAAGCTTTACAAAGGGAAGCTGAAAAAGGTGATTTCAATTATGTATCTTTAAGGTACTTTAATGCAGCAGGTTGTGACTTTGATTGTGAGATTGGGGAACTGCATGACCCTGAAACTCACTTGATTCCATTGGTATTGGATGCGGCAATAGGCAAAAGAGAATGCATTTACATATTTGGGGATGATTATGATACTCCTGATGGAACTTGTATTCGTGATTATATTCATGTTAATGACCTTGCTGATGCACATATCAAAGCATATGAATATTTATGCAATGAAAATGAATCAAATATCTTCAATTTAGGAAATGGTGAAGGATATTCCGTTCGCGAAGTAATTGATATGTGTAAAAAAGTTACAAAACAGGATTTTGAAGTAAAAATTGATGAACGTCGTGAAGGTGACCCTGCAATATTAATTGCTGATGCTTCCAAAATCAATGAGAAATTGGGTTGGAAACCTAAATATGATCTTGAAGAAATTGTTTCTTCAGCATGGAAATGGCATGAAAAAATAAATGGAGTTTAG
- the purF gene encoding amidophosphoribosyltransferase codes for MQGEIEDKCGIVGIYSKDDSKDVASFVYYCLYALQHRGQESAGIATFNPEKGLNYYCGMGLITDVFKDYEIQNLSGNMAIGHVRYSTTGQSKLENSQPFVTDFDDGFIAMAHNGDIVNSDDLRDELIAEGYEFKSDTDSEVICYMLKKEHYDNNKDILDSIESVCDKLVGSYALTILVNGDLYGVRDPMGIKPLAVAKKGDDFILASETVAFDVINAKYVRDIKPGEVVYFENDEIKSHMLESAGRCKLSHCMFEYVYFARPDSTIDGINVYQTRMNIGHQLYELYPIDADVVIPVPDSSIPAAIGYSRASGIPYGEGLIKNRYVGRTFIMPTQEERELAVRLKLNPIKDAIKGKKIILIDDSIVRGTTSKQLLDLVKEAEPAEIHFLVGCPPVVAPCFYGVAMATKKELIAANYSVDEIQEQLNIDSLGYITLPALVEAIGMPKENLCLGCLNEEYPTELPEGLEAETYYKP; via the coding sequence ATGCAAGGTGAGATTGAAGATAAATGTGGTATTGTTGGGATTTATTCCAAAGATGATTCTAAAGACGTTGCATCCTTTGTTTATTATTGTTTATATGCTTTACAACATAGGGGTCAGGAATCTGCAGGTATAGCTACTTTTAACCCTGAAAAAGGTTTGAATTATTACTGTGGGATGGGTTTAATTACTGATGTTTTTAAAGACTATGAAATCCAGAATTTGTCCGGAAACATGGCAATAGGTCATGTAAGATATTCAACTACAGGACAGTCAAAACTCGAAAATTCACAGCCTTTTGTAACTGATTTTGATGATGGATTTATAGCTATGGCTCATAATGGGGATATTGTTAATTCCGATGATTTAAGAGATGAGCTTATAGCTGAAGGCTATGAATTCAAATCCGATACTGATTCTGAAGTAATTTGTTATATGCTTAAAAAGGAGCATTATGACAACAATAAAGATATTTTGGATTCCATTGAATCCGTTTGTGATAAATTAGTAGGATCTTATGCATTAACAATATTGGTTAATGGTGATTTATATGGTGTACGTGATCCTATGGGAATAAAACCTCTTGCTGTTGCTAAAAAAGGTGATGACTTTATTCTTGCTTCCGAAACCGTTGCTTTTGATGTAATAAATGCTAAATATGTTAGGGACATCAAGCCTGGTGAAGTTGTTTACTTTGAAAATGATGAAATTAAATCTCACATGCTAGAAAGTGCCGGTAGATGTAAGCTTTCACATTGTATGTTTGAATACGTTTATTTTGCAAGACCTGATAGTACTATTGATGGCATTAATGTTTATCAGACCAGGATGAATATCGGTCATCAGTTATATGAATTGTATCCTATTGATGCGGATGTTGTAATTCCAGTGCCTGATTCATCAATCCCTGCAGCTATCGGATATTCCAGAGCTTCCGGAATTCCTTATGGTGAAGGATTAATTAAAAATAGGTATGTTGGAAGAACTTTTATCATGCCGACTCAAGAAGAAAGGGAATTGGCTGTTAGACTAAAACTAAATCCTATTAAAGATGCAATTAAAGGTAAAAAGATTATTTTAATTGATGACAGTATTGTTAGGGGAACTACTTCCAAACAATTGCTCGACTTAGTAAAAGAAGCGGAACCTGCTGAAATTCATTTCCTTGTAGGTTGTCCTCCGGTTGTTGCTCCATGTTTCTATGGTGTCGCAATGGCTACTAAAAAAGAATTAATTGCCGCCAATTATAGTGTCGATGAAATTCAAGAGCAATTAAATATTGATTCTTTAGGTTATATTACTTTACCTGCTTTGGTAGAAGCTATTGGAATGCCTAAGGAGAATTTATGTTTGGGTTGTCTTAACGAAGAATATCCTACAGAACTTCCTGAAGGTCTTGAAGCTGAAACTTATTATAAACCTTAG
- a CDS encoding U32 family peptidase: MVELLAPAGNFISLRAVLENGADAVYFGLDDYNMRANAKNFSIDDLKDVSKIASEYGAKTYLCTNVILNERLAHELNDNLEAISSSEIDGLILSDIGLIEDTASHGLEAHISVQENVTNSFTLKTLKKLGAKRAILSRELSLDEIAEISKKSPIETEIFIHGAICMAISGRCFLSYGLYGRSANCGDCLQPCRKNWTLTYEEGEDNVINFSDVEDERFIVTGSDDGSYRTNFFSPKDMCMIEYIPELMKSGVVSFKIEGRARSPDYGAMVTGIYREAIDSYESDPLNYHVNEEWMDELTSVFNRGFDTNFYFSTPFKTSEDNQSKYIKKDIGQVVNYYNKVKAAEIRIWDDLKIGDNIIIQGQTTGSVTHTIDSMQIEGKSVDNVKKGVNVAIAIPTKVRENDFVYKLVERNVDG, from the coding sequence ATGGTTGAATTATTAGCTCCGGCTGGAAATTTTATATCATTACGTGCCGTTTTGGAAAATGGGGCGGATGCAGTTTACTTTGGTCTTGACGATTATAATATGAGGGCCAATGCAAAAAACTTTTCAATAGATGATTTAAAAGATGTTTCTAAAATTGCCAGTGAATATGGGGCTAAAACTTATTTATGTACAAATGTTATTTTAAATGAACGTTTGGCTCACGAATTAAATGATAATTTGGAGGCTATTTCTTCATCTGAAATAGATGGACTTATTTTATCTGACATTGGACTAATTGAGGATACTGCATCTCACGGACTTGAAGCTCACATCAGTGTTCAGGAAAATGTTACCAATTCATTTACTTTAAAAACACTGAAAAAATTAGGTGCCAAAAGGGCAATTCTTTCACGGGAATTGTCTTTGGACGAAATTGCCGAAATCAGCAAAAAATCTCCAATAGAAACTGAAATTTTTATTCATGGAGCAATATGCATGGCGATTTCAGGAAGGTGTTTTTTAAGCTATGGATTATATGGTCGCAGTGCAAATTGTGGGGACTGTCTGCAGCCCTGCCGTAAAAATTGGACATTGACATATGAAGAGGGAGAAGATAATGTTATTAACTTCTCGGATGTTGAAGATGAACGATTTATTGTTACTGGCAGTGATGATGGTAGTTATAGGACAAACTTTTTTTCACCAAAAGACATGTGCATGATTGAATACATTCCCGAGTTAATGAAAAGTGGCGTTGTTTCATTTAAAATTGAAGGAAGGGCCAGAAGTCCAGATTATGGGGCGATGGTTACTGGAATATATCGTGAAGCTATTGACAGTTATGAAAGTGATCCTTTAAATTATCATGTAAATGAGGAATGGATGGATGAGCTGACAAGCGTATTTAATCGTGGATTCGATACCAACTTTTATTTTTCAACTCCTTTCAAGACAAGTGAAGACAATCAATCAAAATACATTAAAAAGGACATTGGTCAGGTTGTTAACTATTACAATAAGGTTAAGGCGGCTGAAATTAGGATTTGGGATGATTTGAAGATTGGAGATAATATAATTATTCAGGGTCAGACCACAGGCTCTGTTACTCATACAATAGACTCTATGCAAATAGAAGGTAAATCTGTGGATAATGTCAAAAAGGGAGTTAATGTTGCAATTGCAATTCCAACAAAAGTGCGTGAAAATGATTTTGTTTATAAATTAGTTGAGAGGAATGTTGATGGTTAA